Proteins encoded in a region of the Sugiyamaella lignohabitans strain CBS 10342 chromosome B, complete sequence genome:
- the PRS5 gene encoding ribose phosphate diphosphokinase subunit PRS5 (5-phospho-ribosyl-1(alpha)-pyrophosphate synthetase; synthesizes PRPP, which is required for nucleotide, histidine, and tryptophan biosynthesis; one of five related enzymes, which are active as heteromultimeric complexes; forms cytoplasmic foci upon DNA replication stress; GO_component: GO:0005737 - cytoplasm [Evidence IEA,IEA]; GO_component: GO:0005737 - cytoplasm [Evidence IDA] [PMID 14562095]; GO_component: GO:0005737 - cytoplasm [Evidence IDA] [PMID 22842922]; GO_function: GO:0005524 - ATP binding [Evidence IEA]; GO_function: GO:0016301 - kinase activity [Evidence IEA]; GO_function: GO:0000287 - magnesium ion binding [Evidence IEA]; GO_function: GO:0046872 - metal ion binding [Evidence IEA]; GO_function: GO:0000166 - nucleotide binding [Evidence IEA]; GO_function: GO:0004749 - ribose phosphate diphosphokinase activity [Evidence IEA,IEA]; GO_function: GO:0004749 - ribose phosphate diphosphokinase activity [Evidence IGI] [PMID 15280369]; GO_function: GO:0016740 - transferase activity [Evidence IEA]; GO_process: GO:0006015 - 5-phosphoribose 1-diphosphate biosynthetic process [Evidence IEA]; GO_process: GO:0006015 - 5-phosphoribose 1-diphosphate biosynthetic process [Evidence IMP] [PMID 10212224]; GO_process: GO:0006015 - 5-phosphoribose 1-diphosphate biosynthetic process [Evidence IGI] [PMID 15280369]; GO_process: GO:0044249 - cellular biosynthetic process [Evidence IEA]; GO_process: GO:0031505 - fungal-type cell wall organization [Evidence IPI] [PMID 15470112]; GO_process: GO:0009165 - nucleotide biosynthetic process [Evidence IEA,IEA]; GO_process: GO:0016310 - phosphorylation [Evidence IEA]; GO_process: GO:0009156 - ribonucleoside monophosphate biosynthetic process [Evidence IEA]), producing the protein MRNLVLLGGNSHPELVSSIANALSIDKSEVSAHKFSNGETSVTIKDSVREKDVYVIQSGCGHVNDNFMELLIMISACKIASAKKVTAVMPLFPYSRQPDVPYTKSGAPLNVSKSSNSSSTSTSSSKPNFTFESVPGTPRPSSRPGLLTRKDSSDQAPGSPSLNPLSLKERLLDQQARSRSGSGSGNSSSASYSRGFENNSGYREWVAQAGNLVASLLTCAGADHIITMDLHDPQFQGYFDIPVDNLYGKPLLQHYIATSIPGYQEAVIVSPDAGGAKRATAIADSLGMRFALIHKERRPIKISAASDASRHHATTMLVGDVKGRVAILVDDLCDTANTITRAAKLIKDQGADKVYAIITHATFSGDAIERIRASAIDLIVTTNSVPQEEHLEQLGDQLEVIDVSRVFGEAIRRIHNGESVSMLFNHHF; encoded by the coding sequence ATGAGGAATCTGGTATTGCTGGGTGGTAATTCGCATCCAGAACTGGTATCAAGTATTGCCAATGCACTCTCCATTGATAAGAGTGAGGTATCTGCTCATAAGTTTAGCAATGGAGAGACATCGGTCACAATAAAGGACTCAGTACGAGAGAAAGATGTCTATGTTATTCAGTCAGGCTGTGGCCATGTTAATGATAATTTCATGGAATTATTGATTATGATTTCGGCATGTAAAATTGCATCGGCTAAGAAGGTAACCGCTGTGATGCCATTGTTTCCATATTCAAGACAACCGGATGTGCCATATACGAAATCTGGAGCACCACTGAATGTTTCTAAATCGTCAAACTCCAGTTCCACATCAACGTCAAGCAGTAAACCAAACTTTACTTTTGAAAGTGTCCCTGGTACTCCTCGTCCATCATCTCGACCGGGCCTGCTTACAAGGAAAGATTCATCCGATCAAGCGCCTGGTTCGCCAAGTTTGAACCCGCTATCGCTCAAGGAAAGATTATTGGATCAACAAGCGCGGTCTCGCTCTGGTTCGGGTTCTGGAAACTCGTCATCTGCCTCGTATTCCCGTGGTTTTGAAAATAACTCTGGCTATAGGGAATGGGTGGCACAAGCTGGAAACTTGGTTGCTTCTTTGTTGACCTGTGCTGGGGCTGATCACATCATCACCATGGATTTACATGATCCTCAGTTCCAGGGCTATTTTGACATTCCCGTAGACAACCTATATGGCAAGCCTTTATTACAACATTACATTGCCACTAGCATCCCAGGTTACCAAGAAGCAGTTATCGTATCAcctgatgctggtggtgccaaAAGAGCTACTGCAATCGCTGATTCTCTTGGGATGAGATTTGCTCTTATTCACAAAGAGAGGCGGCCAATAAAgatttctgctgcttccgACGCTTCCCGTCACCATGCGACTACGATGCTCGTGGGAGACGTGAAAGGAAGAGTAGCCATTTTAGTGGACGATCTTTGCGATACCGCCAATACTATTACACGTGCAGCCAAGCTCATCAAAGACCAAGGTGCTGATAAAGTATATGCTATTATTACCCATGCCACCTTTTCTGGAGATGCCATCGAACGCATCCGTGCGTCTGCCATTGACCTGATTGTCACTACAAACTCTGTTCCACAAGAAGAGCATTTGGAGCAGTTGGGAGACCAGCTTGAGGTCATTGATGTTTCAAGAGTATTTGGCGAAGCCATCCGACGTATCCATAACGGAGAATCCGTCTCTATGTTGTTTAACCATCATTTTTAG